The proteins below are encoded in one region of Lonchura striata isolate bLonStr1 chromosome 1, bLonStr1.mat, whole genome shotgun sequence:
- the KCNS2 gene encoding delayed-rectifier potassium channel regulatory subunit KCNS2 translates to MTGQSLRALSEANFEDNEISINVGGFKKKMRSNTLLRFPETRLGKLLSCHSKESILELCDDYDDTKNEFYFDRNPELFPYVLHFYNTGKLHVMGELCVFSFSQEIEYWGINEFFIDSCCSYSYHGRKMEPDQEKWEEQSDQESTTSSFDEILAFYNDASKFDKQPFGNIRRQLWLALDNPGYSVLSRIFSVLSIVVVLGSIVTMCLNSLPDFQIVDSNGNTEEDPRFEIVEHFGIAWFTFELVARFAVAPDFLKFFKHALNLIDLMSILPFYITLIVNLVVESSPTLANLGRVAQVLRLMRIFRILKLARHSTGLRSLGATLKYSYREVGLLLLYLSVGISIFSVVAYTIEKEDNEGLATIPACWWWATVSMTTVGYGDVVPGSTAGKLTASACILAGILVVVLPITLIFNKFSHFYRRQKQLESAMRSCDFGDGMKEVPSVNLRDYYAYKVKSLMASLTNMSRSTPSELSLNDSLH, encoded by the coding sequence ATGACAGGGCAGAGTCTGAGGGCTTTATCTGAAGCGAATTTTGAAGACAATGAGATCAGCATCAACGTTGGAGGCTTTAAGAAAAAGATGAGATCCAACACATTATTAAGGTTCCCCGAGACCAGGCTGGGCAAATTGCTGAGCTGCCACTCAAAGGAGTCTATACTGGAGCTTTGTGATGACTATGATGACACCAagaatgaattttattttgacaGGAACCCCGAGCTCTTTCCTTACGTGCTACATTTTTATAACACTGGCAAGCTCCATGTGATGGGTGAACtctgtgtcttttctttcaGCCAGGAGATTGAATACTGGGGAATCAATGAATTCTTTATAGACTCCTGCTGCAGTTATAGCTACCATGGGAGGAAAATGGAGCCAGACCAAGAGAAATGGGAGGAACAAAGTGACCAGGAAAGTACAACATCTTCTTTTGATGAGATTTTGGCATTCTACAATGATGCCTCTAAATTTGACAAACAGCCCTTTGGAAACATCAGGAGGCAGCTCTGGCTTGCTTTGGATAATCCTGGCTACTCGGTTTTAAGCCGCATCTTCAGTGTCCTTTCAATAGTGGTGGTGTTGGGCTCCATTGTGACCATGTGCCTGAACAGCCTTCCAGACTTTCAGATTGTTGACAGCAACGGCAACACCGAGGAAGACCCTCGCTTTGAAATCGTGGAACATTTTGGTATTGCATGGTTCACTTTTGAACTGGTGGCAAGATTTGCAGTAGCtcctgactttttaaaatttttcaagCATGCCCTGAATTTGATTGACCTAATGTCTATCCTTCCATTTTATATTACATTAATTGTCAACTTGGTGGTGGAAAGTAGTCCAACTTTAGCAAATTTAGGCAGAGTTGCACAAGTCCTGAGACTCATGAGGATTTTCCGCATATTAAAGCTTGCTAGACACTCCACAGGTCTCAGGTCTCTTGGAGCAACTCTGAAGTACAGCTACAGAGAGGTGGGGCTTCTTTTACTCTACCTCTCTGTTGGCATCTCCATTTTCTCAGTAGTGGCTTACACCATTGAGAAAGAAGACAATGAGGGGTTAGCCACAATCCCTGCTTGTTGGTGGTGGGCTACTGTTAGCATGACCACAGTTGGCTACGGGGATGTGGTGCCAGGGAGCACTGCTGGCAAGTTGACAGCATCTGCATGCATCCTAGCTGGTATCCTAGTGGTAGTGCTTCCCATTACACTGATCTTTAATAAATTCTCCCACTTCTATAGACGTCAGAAGCAGTTAGAGAGCGCCATGAGAAGCTGTGATTTTGGTGATGGCATGAAAGAAGTTCCATCTGTCAACTTAAGGGACTACTATGCTTATAAAGTTAAATCCCTTATGGCCAGTCTGACCAATATGAGCAGAAGTACCCCCAGTGAGTTGAGCCTGAATGATTCACTGCATTAG